The Clostridium aceticum genomic interval CTTTTGGGATCATCCTCAACAGGCACAGGAGATATCTAAGAAGGCAAAAGATATCCAGGGAAAAATAGAAGCTTATAGGGACCTAAATACCCGCTATGAAGACCTAGAGACAATGGTAGCCTTTATAGAAGAGGGAGATAATTCCTTTGAGAAAGAGCTGATAAGCGGGCTAGATGCTTTGGAGAAAGACATTGCCGCTATGAAGATAGAGACCTTGCTTAGAGGAGAGTATGATAAAAACAACTGTATTTTATCTATACATGCTGGAACAGGAGGCTTGGACGCTCAGGATTGGGCTAAAATGTTGTGGCGTATGTACACTCGGTGGTGTGAAGAGAAAGAATATAGAGTAAAGATATTGGACTTATTACAGGACCCTGAAGCAGGTATTAAGAGTGTAACCCTTTTGATTGAAGGTTTGAATGCTTATGGTTATTTAAAGGCGGAAAAGGGCGTGCATCGCTTAGTAAGGATTTCTCCCTTTGACTCCTCTGGAAAACGTCATACATCTTTTGCTTCTGTAGATGTCATGCCGGAAATCGATGAAACGGTAGAGATAGATATCAAACCAACGGATTTAAAAATAGATACCTATAGGGCTAGTGGTGCTGGTGGGCAGCATGTAAATAAAACTGATTCTGCTGTCCGTATTACCCATATCCCTACAGGTGT includes:
- the prfB gene encoding peptide chain release factor 2 (programmed frameshift) is translated as MINLDIYRQQLLKLKEEIEEMGFLFDIETLKTVLEEYENKMAEASFWDHPQQAQEISKKAKDIQGKIEAYRDLNTRYEDLETMVAFIEEGDNSFEKELISGLDALEKDIAAMKIETLLRGEYDKNNCILSIHAGTGGLDAQDWAKMLWRMYTRWCEEKEYRVKILDLLQDPEAGIKSVTLLIEGLNAYGYLKAEKGVHRLVRISPFDSSGKRHTSFASVDVMPEIDETVEIDIKPTDLKIDTYRASGAGGQHVNKTDSAVRITHIPTGVVVQCQNERSQHTNRETAMKMLKAKLLELKELEQKERIEDLQGEYSQIAWGSQIRSYVFNPYNMVKDHRTNAEVGNIQGVMDGDIDLFINEFLKKSKDQ